One stretch of Rana temporaria chromosome 10, aRanTem1.1, whole genome shotgun sequence DNA includes these proteins:
- the LOC120916272 gene encoding zonadhesin-like, with translation MMKHVAVKIFLTLEMCVMFVTSQETAALQPDAFCEPNKIFYQCKPCPKSCGNQPTLPCLKSCQPECYCKPGYVLATPTANTCIPESQCNSCGPNAQWSDCDSLCQDTCENYLQASRACPQMCQPGCVCNKGYVKYNGQCTRPILCPQRGRSVNPLLIPLLAAGVSNSSNHSK, from the exons aaatgtgTGTTATGTTTGTGACCTCACAAGAGACAGCAGCTTTACAGCcag ATGCCTTCTGTGAGCCTAATAAGATTTTTTACCAATGTAAACCGTGTCCAAAAAGTTGTGGAAACCAACCTACCCTCCCCTGTCTGAAGAGCTGCCAGCCCGAGTGTTACTGCAAACCTGGTTATGTTCTGGCCACGCCAACGGCAAACACCTGCATCCCCGAATCCCAGTGCAATTCCTGCGGCCCCAATGCCCAGTGGTCGGACTGCGACTCCCTCTGCCAAGACACCTGTGAAAACTACCTGCAGGCCAGCAGGGCATGCCCACAGATGTGCCAGCCTGGCTGCGTTTGCAATAAGGGCTACGTCAAGTATAACGGCCAGTGCACCAGACCCATTCTGTGTCCTCAAAGGGGGAGGTCAGTCAATCCATTACTCATACCCCTTTTGGCTGCTGGAGTCTCCAATAGCTCAAACCAtagtaaatga